The following are from one region of the Polaribacter marinaquae genome:
- a CDS encoding DASH family cryptochrome — protein MQQKQENTGLVWFRNNLRVNDNVSLKKAIENHKRVIAVFYFNPKHFKKEIFGFKKTEKFRAQFLIETVKNLQKNLQKLNITLLTFYDAPQNHLNKICKEFNIDTIYSQKEWTKEEVETNKLIQQSFSNKIYFIEDYDQFLYNPETVSNDFNNIPNVFTSFRKKLEKSVKVKSETTPTPLPKENLIENQTSIPHLKDLGFHNFEIHPKSAFKFSGGEDAALNRLNNYFFETKKVNFYKKTRNGLVGTDYSTKFSPWLANGSLSAKTIYWKIKEFEAEFGANQSTYWVVFELIWRDYFKYISLKYDNRIFKIGGILEKNYTWNSDENLIENWINGTTKDDFVNANMIELKETGWMSNRGRQNVASYLTKELLIDWRIGAAYFESLLIDYDVHSNYGNWMYVAGVGNDPRDRKFNTQLEAKRYDANYKFRKIWLEKTLF, from the coding sequence TTAATCCGAAGCATTTTAAAAAAGAGATTTTTGGTTTTAAAAAAACAGAAAAATTTAGAGCCCAATTTTTGATAGAAACAGTAAAAAATCTTCAAAAAAACCTTCAAAAATTAAATATTACTCTACTAACTTTTTACGATGCACCACAAAATCATCTAAACAAAATATGCAAAGAGTTTAATATTGATACCATATATTCTCAAAAAGAATGGACAAAAGAAGAAGTTGAAACTAACAAATTGATACAACAAAGTTTCTCTAACAAGATCTACTTTATAGAAGATTACGATCAATTTCTTTACAATCCAGAAACCGTTTCTAATGATTTTAATAATATTCCGAATGTTTTTACTTCTTTTAGAAAAAAGTTAGAAAAATCGGTTAAAGTTAAATCAGAAACAACTCCTACTCCATTACCAAAAGAAAATTTAATAGAAAATCAAACTAGTATTCCTCACTTAAAAGATTTAGGTTTTCATAATTTTGAAATCCACCCGAAATCAGCATTTAAGTTTTCTGGCGGTGAAGATGCTGCCTTAAATAGATTGAATAATTACTTTTTTGAAACCAAAAAAGTGAATTTTTATAAAAAAACTAGAAACGGATTAGTTGGCACAGATTATAGCACCAAATTTTCTCCATGGCTCGCAAACGGTAGCTTATCAGCAAAAACAATTTATTGGAAAATTAAAGAATTCGAAGCTGAATTTGGGGCAAATCAATCTACATATTGGGTTGTTTTCGAATTAATTTGGCGCGATTATTTTAAATATATCTCTTTAAAATACGATAATAGAATTTTTAAAATAGGTGGAATTTTAGAAAAAAACTACACTTGGAATTCAGATGAAAATCTAATTGAAAATTGGATAAACGGTACTACAAAAGACGATTTTGTAAATGCTAATATGATTGAACTCAAAGAAACTGGTTGGATGAGTAACCGAGGTAGACAAAATGTTGCTTCTTATTTAACTAAAGAACTTCTTATAGATTGGCGAATTGGCGCTGCTTATTTTGAATCTTTATTAATTGATTATGACGTTCATAGCAATTATGGAAATTGGATGTATGTTGCTGGCGTTGGTAACGACCCTCGAGACAGAAAGTTTAATACGCAACTTGAAGCAAAACGCTATGATGCAAATTACAAGTTTAGAAAAATTTGGTTAGAAAAAACATTATTTTAA
- a CDS encoding cryptochrome/photolyase family protein, whose translation MKKLRLILGDQLNSKHSWFDKSCKDTIYCMFEMRQETDYVTHHIQKVVGFFAAMRNFAEELETADHRVIYYKINDEKNVQNLTENLKTLIKEYAIEKFEYLAPDEFRLDRQLSEFSSSLNIPNQVFSTEHFYTERDDLKTVFKGKKQFLMESFYRNMRKKHQILIVNEQPEGGKWNFDASNRKKWKGDVLIPTEINFDNNLENILSEIKKAGIETIGKINAKYFEYPISRKQALEQLEYFCENLLVHFGDYQDAMHTDKIYLFHSRISFAMNTKMISPKEIINSVLETYRKNIDQINISQVEGFIRQILGWREYMRGMYWMLMPNYKNENFLNNNNKLPEFFWTGKTKMNCLKNAIQNSLNNGYAHHIQRLMITGNFALLTQINPDEIDAWYLGIYVDAVEWVQLPNTRGMSQFADGGKIATKPYVSSGSYIGKMSNYCESCTYKKTKKLEDDACPFNSLYWNFLDEKQTELSSNFRMKMMYSLLNKMSTEERLKIKEKANHIIENIDAY comes from the coding sequence ATGAAGAAATTAAGACTAATTCTTGGAGATCAACTAAATAGTAAACATTCTTGGTTTGATAAATCTTGTAAAGACACCATCTATTGCATGTTCGAGATGAGACAAGAAACAGATTATGTTACTCATCATATTCAGAAAGTTGTAGGCTTTTTCGCTGCAATGAGAAATTTTGCAGAAGAATTAGAAACTGCAGATCACCGAGTAATTTATTACAAAATAAATGATGAAAAAAACGTTCAAAATTTAACTGAGAATTTAAAAACGTTAATCAAAGAATATGCTATTGAGAAATTCGAATATTTAGCGCCAGATGAATTCAGATTAGACAGACAATTGTCTGAGTTCTCATCTTCTTTAAATATACCAAATCAGGTTTTTTCTACAGAACACTTTTATACTGAAAGAGATGATTTAAAAACAGTTTTTAAAGGTAAAAAACAGTTTTTAATGGAAAGTTTTTATCGTAACATGCGAAAAAAACATCAAATATTAATTGTTAATGAACAACCAGAGGGCGGAAAATGGAATTTTGACGCAAGCAATCGTAAAAAATGGAAAGGTGATGTTTTAATTCCTACAGAAATAAATTTCGATAACAACTTAGAAAATATTTTATCAGAAATTAAAAAAGCAGGAATTGAAACTATTGGTAAAATAAATGCAAAATATTTTGAGTATCCAATTTCTAGAAAACAAGCATTAGAACAATTAGAGTATTTCTGTGAAAATTTATTGGTGCACTTTGGCGATTATCAAGATGCAATGCACACAGATAAAATTTATTTATTTCATAGCCGAATTTCTTTTGCCATGAATACAAAAATGATATCGCCAAAAGAAATAATTAATTCGGTTTTAGAAACCTATAGAAAGAATATCGACCAAATAAACATTTCTCAAGTAGAAGGTTTTATTAGACAAATTTTAGGTTGGCGAGAATATATGAGAGGCATGTATTGGATGTTGATGCCAAACTATAAAAATGAAAACTTTTTAAACAATAATAATAAGCTACCAGAGTTTTTTTGGACAGGAAAAACAAAAATGAATTGTTTAAAAAACGCAATTCAAAATTCTTTAAATAACGGCTACGCGCACCACATACAACGTTTAATGATTACAGGAAATTTTGCTTTATTAACGCAAATTAATCCAGATGAAATTGATGCTTGGTATTTAGGCATTTATGTTGATGCTGTCGAATGGGTTCAGCTACCAAACACTCGAGGCATGAGTCAGTTTGCAGATGGCGGTAAAATTGCAACCAAACCTTATGTTTCTAGCGGGAGTTATATTGGTAAAATGAGTAATTATTGCGAGTCTTGTACATACAAAAAAACAAAAAAGCTAGAAGACGATGCTTGCCCTTTTAACTCTTTATACTGGAATTTCTTAGACGAAAAACAAACCGAACTTTCTTCTAATTTTCGAATGAAAATGATGTATAGTTTACTAAACAAAATGTCTACAGAAGAAAGATTAAAAATTAAAGAAAAAGCAAATCATATAATAGAAAACATAGATGCATATTAA
- a CDS encoding cryptochrome/deoxyribodipyrimidine photo-lyase family protein, with protein sequence MHINREEINVVWFKRDLRLEDNEAIYNAFDSNKRTLFLYVLEPSLISDEHYDNRHWNFIKQSIEDLNDRLKKYNSKILTVETEVVTAFNQLATTYKINTVFSHQETGLLLTFNRDKEFKRYCRNNTIDWIENNNNGVLRGLLNREDWFEKWDNYMYASQIKINISANKLININEIEAIEKLFRTVNLETNKKTPFQKGGSKLAWRYADSFFKTRHEKYMSNISKPLLARESCSRLSPYIAWGNVSIRQIFQEAVNNTTDSNKKHISAFISRLRWQAHFIQKFEMEHSMENESINKGYLKLKKSISKKYQEAWKDGTTGFPIIDACMRCLKETGYINFRMRAMLVSFFTHILWQPWQHASQHLSQLFLDFEPGIHFPQLQMSAGETGINLLRIYNPIKNSLKHDEDATFIKKWVPELKELPTPFIHEPYLMTPLDQQFNNFELGIHYPKPIVDIKTARKNASDILWKLKKDKTVQEESYRILKRHTVSNKKSLFTKG encoded by the coding sequence ATGCATATTAATAGAGAAGAAATTAATGTTGTTTGGTTTAAAAGAGATTTACGCTTAGAAGATAACGAAGCTATTTACAATGCTTTCGATTCTAATAAACGTACGCTGTTTTTATATGTTTTAGAACCATCTTTAATAAGTGACGAGCATTACGATAATCGTCACTGGAATTTTATAAAACAATCTATCGAAGATTTAAACGATCGTTTAAAAAAATATAATTCTAAAATTTTAACTGTAGAAACCGAAGTTGTAACCGCTTTTAATCAACTTGCAACAACCTATAAAATTAATACGGTTTTTTCGCATCAAGAAACAGGTTTACTACTAACCTTTAATAGAGACAAAGAATTTAAAAGATACTGCAGAAACAATACAATTGATTGGATAGAAAACAATAACAACGGCGTTTTAAGAGGTTTACTAAACAGAGAAGATTGGTTTGAAAAATGGGACAACTATATGTACGCTTCTCAAATAAAAATTAATATTTCTGCTAATAAATTAATCAATATTAATGAAATTGAAGCGATAGAAAAATTATTTAGAACGGTAAATCTAGAAACAAATAAAAAAACTCCGTTTCAAAAAGGAGGTTCCAAACTTGCCTGGAGATATGCTGATTCGTTTTTTAAAACAAGACATGAGAAATATATGTCTAATATTTCTAAACCCTTATTGGCCAGAGAAAGCTGCAGCAGGCTATCTCCTTATATTGCCTGGGGAAACGTATCTATAAGACAAATATTTCAGGAAGCCGTAAACAACACCACAGATAGTAATAAAAAACATATTAGCGCATTTATTTCTAGATTAAGATGGCAAGCACATTTTATTCAAAAGTTTGAAATGGAACACAGCATGGAAAACGAAAGTATAAATAAAGGATATCTAAAACTAAAAAAAAGTATTTCAAAAAAATACCAAGAAGCTTGGAAAGATGGAACTACAGGTTTTCCGATTATAGATGCCTGTATGCGATGTTTAAAAGAAACTGGTTACATAAATTTTAGAATGAGAGCGATGTTAGTTTCCTTTTTTACACATATTTTATGGCAACCTTGGCAACATGCATCGCAACATTTATCTCAACTTTTTTTAGATTTTGAACCAGGTATTCACTTTCCCCAATTACAAATGAGTGCTGGCGAAACGGGTATTAATTTATTACGAATTTACAATCCTATTAAAAATAGTTTAAAGCATGATGAAGATGCTACTTTTATAAAAAAATGGGTTCCAGAATTAAAAGAACTTCCTACACCTTTTATTCACGAACCGTATTTAATGACACCTTTAGATCAACAGTTTAATAATTTTGAGCTAGGTATTCATTACCCTAAACCAATTGTCGACATAAAAACAGCTAGAAAAAATGCAAGTGATATTTTATGGAAACTTAAAAAAGACAAAACTGTTCAAGAAGAAAGTTATAGAATATTAAAAAGACACACCGTTTCAAATAAAAAAAGCCTGTTTACTAAAGGTTAA
- a CDS encoding TIGR03643 family protein, protein MKKLNGTSIDRIIEMAWEDRTTFEAIEFQFGLKEQEVINLMRSEMKLSSFKMWRKRVQGRKTKHEKLRNFEKGRFKCSRQKSISNNNIAKR, encoded by the coding sequence ATGAAAAAATTAAATGGCACATCTATTGATAGAATAATAGAGATGGCTTGGGAAGACAGAACAACTTTCGAAGCGATAGAATTTCAATTTGGTTTAAAAGAACAAGAAGTAATCAATTTAATGCGTTCAGAAATGAAACTATCTAGTTTTAAAATGTGGCGTAAAAGAGTTCAAGGAAGAAAAACCAAACACGAAAAACTTAGAAACTTCGAAAAAGGACGTTTTAAATGTTCTAGACAAAAATCTATCTCGAACAATAATATAGCCAAAAGATAA
- the folE gene encoding GTP cyclohydrolase I FolE — MITELLQEEKKGLLNGFTIDDIGDDHLFTGLETPMKKDAFELSDTEKKDKIASLFSEIMDVMGLDLTDDSLKGTPKRVAKMYIDEIFSGLNPANKPKIALFDNKYQYNQMLVEKNITFYSNCEHHFVPIIGKAHVAYISSGKVIGLSKLNRIVQYYAKRPQVQERLTNQIAEELKAILNTEDVAVIIDAKHLCVSSRGVKDDTSATVTSYFGGKFNNQEKIVELQNTLNY, encoded by the coding sequence ATGATAACAGAATTATTACAAGAAGAAAAAAAAGGTCTTTTAAATGGTTTTACCATCGATGATATTGGTGACGATCATTTATTTACCGGCTTAGAAACTCCAATGAAAAAGGATGCATTCGAGCTTTCTGACACGGAAAAGAAAGATAAAATTGCGTCTTTATTTTCAGAAATAATGGATGTAATGGGTTTAGATTTAACTGATGATTCTTTAAAAGGAACACCAAAAAGGGTTGCAAAGATGTACATTGATGAAATCTTTTCTGGTTTGAATCCTGCAAACAAACCCAAAATAGCATTATTCGATAACAAGTATCAGTACAATCAAATGTTAGTCGAAAAAAATATTACATTTTACTCTAATTGCGAGCATCATTTTGTTCCAATTATTGGTAAAGCACATGTGGCATATATTTCTTCTGGCAAAGTTATAGGTTTATCTAAATTAAATAGAATTGTACAATATTATGCAAAAAGGCCACAAGTTCAAGAAAGACTTACAAATCAAATAGCAGAAGAATTAAAAGCAATTTTAAATACCGAAGATGTAGCAGTAATCATAGATGCAAAACATTTATGCGTTTCTTCTAGAGGAGTCAAAGACGATACTTCTGCTACAGTTACCTCTTATTTTGGAGGAAAATTTAACAACCAAGAAAAAATAGTAGAATTACAGAATACCTTAAATTATTAA
- a CDS encoding SDR family NAD(P)-dependent oxidoreductase: MKKIIVVGGSKGIGEAIVNALVDNNSIINISRTAPSLSHANLKHYDCDVLNDELPEIENADTLIYCPGSINLKPISRLKLEDFREDFEINVVGAVKAIQQYLPKLKNGKNPSILLFSTVATKLGMPFHASVAAAKSAVEGITKSLGAELAPTIRVNAIAPTVTDTDLASKLLRNERMIENITERHPLKKFLKPEEVSDLATFLISDKAQSISGQIFELDCGIVNFKI; this comes from the coding sequence ATGAAAAAAATAATAGTAGTAGGAGGAAGCAAAGGAATTGGAGAAGCAATTGTTAATGCACTAGTAGATAATAATAGTATTATAAACATTAGTAGAACAGCGCCTTCGCTTTCTCACGCTAACTTAAAACATTACGACTGTGATGTTCTTAATGATGAACTACCAGAAATTGAAAACGCAGATACACTAATATACTGCCCTGGTAGCATCAATCTAAAACCTATATCTAGGTTAAAATTAGAAGATTTTAGAGAAGATTTCGAAATAAACGTTGTAGGAGCTGTGAAAGCTATTCAACAATATCTTCCTAAATTAAAAAATGGTAAAAATCCTTCTATTTTATTATTTAGTACAGTAGCTACAAAATTAGGAATGCCTTTTCATGCTAGTGTTGCTGCAGCAAAATCTGCAGTTGAAGGAATTACAAAATCTTTAGGAGCAGAACTTGCACCAACAATAAGAGTTAATGCAATCGCACCAACAGTTACAGATACAGATTTAGCATCAAAGCTACTTAGAAACGAAAGAATGATAGAAAATATCACAGAACGTCATCCTTTAAAAAAGTTTCTAAAACCAGAAGAAGTATCAGATTTAGCAACTTTTCTTATCTCAGATAAAGCTCAATCAATATCCGGTCAAATTTTCGAATTAGATTGCGGTATTGTTAACTTCAAAATATAA
- a CDS encoding glutathione peroxidase, producing MTDIYKININSLQNKAIDLSEYKNKFILFVNVASKCGFTSQYKELEELYNTYKENLIIIGSPCNQFGAQEPGTSEDIEAFCKVNFGVTFLMTEKIDVKGTKQHPLYTWLTDKSLNGTKSSSVKWNFQKYLVSPEGKLIDYYFSITKPLSTKITKHLK from the coding sequence ATGACTGATATTTACAAAATTAATATCAATAGCTTACAAAATAAAGCTATTGACTTATCTGAGTACAAAAATAAATTTATATTATTTGTTAACGTAGCTTCAAAATGTGGTTTTACATCACAATACAAAGAATTAGAAGAATTATACAACACTTATAAAGAAAATCTTATAATTATTGGTTCTCCATGCAATCAATTTGGAGCACAAGAACCCGGAACATCAGAAGATATAGAAGCTTTTTGTAAAGTTAATTTTGGTGTTACTTTTTTAATGACAGAAAAAATAGATGTAAAAGGCACTAAACAACACCCGCTTTACACTTGGCTTACAGACAAGTCTTTAAACGGAACTAAAAGCTCTTCTGTAAAATGGAATTTTCAAAAATATTTGGTATCTCCAGAAGGCAAACTAATAGATTACTATTTTTCTATTACAAAACCTCTTAGCACTAAAATTACAAAACATCTAAAATAA
- a CDS encoding Lacal_2735 family protein produces the protein MFGLFKKKSPVEKLQEKYKKLMEEAYKLQSINRTDSDTKYKEADDLLKKITELQANS, from the coding sequence ATGTTTGGTTTATTCAAAAAGAAATCGCCTGTAGAAAAGCTACAAGAAAAGTATAAAAAACTGATGGAAGAAGCTTATAAGCTTCAATCTATAAATAGAACAGATAGTGATACTAAATATAAAGAAGCAGACGATTTATTAAAAAAAATTACTGAATTACAAGCTAATTCTTAA
- a CDS encoding TspO/MBR family protein: protein MKQLKITLLFLIINFGGLAFGSWLMDSGPLSDWYTNLNQAPWTPPGIVFGIAWTFIMVCFSIYLGKLFTVENTIENKIAFLIQFILNLSWNYIFFNKHLVLTALITILLLTTLLFVYFLKLSSKTLYYKYLLLPYIIWLCIATSLNLYILIHN from the coding sequence ATGAAGCAACTTAAAATAACACTGCTTTTTCTAATTATTAATTTCGGTGGATTGGCATTTGGAAGTTGGTTAATGGACAGTGGGCCGCTTTCTGATTGGTACACAAATTTAAATCAAGCTCCTTGGACACCACCAGGAATTGTATTTGGTATTGCATGGACATTTATTATGGTTTGTTTCTCGATTTATCTTGGTAAGTTGTTTACAGTTGAAAATACTATCGAAAATAAAATTGCTTTTTTAATTCAATTTATATTAAACCTAAGTTGGAATTATATTTTTTTTAATAAACATTTAGTATTAACAGCCTTAATTACAATATTATTGCTTACCACTTTACTTTTTGTTTATTTTTTAAAACTTAGTTCTAAAACTTTATATTACAAATACTTGCTACTACCATATATTATTTGGTTGTGCATAGCAACATCGTTAAACTTATACATTCTAATACATAATTAA
- a CDS encoding SRPBCC family protein, whose translation MKIYTLHKKQNLPISKEEAWKFLSDPKNLKTITPDYMGFNILSGADRDMFSGQIIQYIVTPVLGIKTKWVTEITHVVDKEYFVDEQRFGPYALWHHKHFIHEIEGGVEMEDIIDYKLPMGVLGQLAHPILVKPKLEEIFNYRQKKLIELFGEYQK comes from the coding sequence ATGAAAATTTACACACTTCATAAAAAACAAAACTTACCAATTTCTAAGGAAGAGGCTTGGAAATTTTTATCAGACCCAAAAAATCTAAAAACAATTACACCAGATTATATGGGGTTTAATATTCTTTCTGGTGCAGACAGAGATATGTTTTCTGGCCAAATTATACAATACATTGTTACACCAGTTTTAGGAATAAAAACGAAGTGGGTTACAGAAATTACACATGTTGTAGATAAAGAGTATTTTGTAGACGAACAAAGGTTTGGTCCTTATGCACTATGGCATCATAAACATTTTATTCATGAAATTGAAGGTGGTGTAGAAATGGAAGACATTATCGATTACAAGCTACCAATGGGAGTTTTAGGACAATTAGCACATCCTATTTTAGTAAAACCAAAATTAGAAGAAATTTTTAATTACAGACAAAAGAAATTAATTGAACTTTTTGGAGAATATCAAAAATAA
- a CDS encoding cryptochrome/photolyase family protein, translating to MKENINIFWFRRDLRLDDNIGFYNALKSDCKVLPIFIFDENILSKLPKDDARVSFIFETLQKMRKELQENNNSSLAIFHGKPIDIYKELIDTYTINSVFTNRDYEPYANKRDQEIEQLLNENNIEFKTFKDQVIFEKDEVVKKDGNPYVVYTPFMKVWKEKFKEYNLDIYYTNSYLNNLVENKRLPNLSLSELGFTKSKQKIQEYTVTPTLIQEYEDTRNFPALDNTSKLGPHLRFGTVSVRKMIKKATSEKNEIFWQELIWREFFMQILWHFPKTATASFKQKYDRIEWRNNEAEFQKWCKGETGYPLVDAGMRQLNETGFMHNRIRMLVGSFLCKHLLIDWRWGEAYFAEKLHDYEMASNIGNWQWVAGSGVDAAPYFRIFNPTTQIKKFDKDLEYIKKWVPEFQELTYSKEIVDHKEARERCLKTYKQALN from the coding sequence ATGAAAGAGAATATAAATATTTTTTGGTTTAGAAGAGACTTAAGGCTAGACGACAATATTGGTTTCTACAATGCACTTAAAAGTGATTGCAAAGTGTTACCTATATTTATTTTTGATGAAAATATTTTATCTAAATTACCTAAAGATGATGCTAGAGTAAGTTTTATATTTGAGACGCTACAAAAAATGCGAAAAGAATTGCAAGAAAACAATAACAGCAGTCTTGCAATATTTCATGGTAAACCTATAGATATTTATAAAGAATTAATAGACACTTATACCATAAATTCTGTTTTTACTAATAGAGATTACGAACCTTATGCCAACAAAAGAGATCAAGAAATTGAACAATTATTAAATGAAAATAATATAGAGTTTAAAACTTTTAAAGATCAAGTAATTTTCGAAAAAGATGAAGTTGTAAAGAAAGACGGTAATCCTTATGTAGTTTACACACCTTTTATGAAAGTCTGGAAAGAAAAATTTAAGGAGTACAATCTAGACATTTATTATACAAATTCTTATCTAAATAATTTAGTTGAAAACAAAAGGTTACCAAACTTAAGCTTATCAGAATTAGGTTTTACAAAGTCTAAACAAAAAATTCAAGAATATACGGTAACACCAACTTTAATTCAAGAATACGAAGACACAAGAAACTTTCCTGCATTAGACAATACCTCTAAACTAGGTCCACATTTACGTTTTGGTACCGTTTCTGTTCGTAAAATGATAAAAAAAGCAACTTCAGAAAAAAATGAAATTTTTTGGCAAGAACTAATTTGGAGAGAATTTTTCATGCAAATACTATGGCATTTTCCAAAAACAGCAACTGCTTCATTTAAACAAAAATACGACAGAATTGAATGGAGAAATAATGAAGCGGAATTTCAAAAATGGTGTAAAGGAGAAACTGGTTATCCGCTTGTTGATGCTGGTATGAGACAGTTAAACGAAACTGGTTTTATGCACAACAGAATTAGAATGCTTGTTGGTAGCTTTTTATGCAAACACCTTTTAATAGATTGGCGATGGGGAGAAGCATACTTTGCAGAAAAATTGCACGATTATGAAATGGCGAGTAATATTGGTAATTGGCAATGGGTAGCAGGTTCTGGTGTAGATGCCGCACCATATTTTAGAATTTTTAATCCTACTACTCAAATTAAAAAATTTGATAAAGATTTAGAATATATTAAAAAGTGGGTGCCAGAATTTCAAGAACTAACTTACAGCAAAGAAATTGTAGATCATAAAGAAGCAAGAGAACGTTGTTTAAAAACCTACAAACAAGCATTAAATTAA
- a CDS encoding nuclear transport factor 2 family protein: protein MNTNEVAQKWKQMCEQGKNLECITELYADNVVSKEMPGVPHGEIVSGKQNVMEKSKQWLEDVIEFHSNEISEPVVADKHFTSKMNFDVTFKSRGRQQMEEVCVFEVQEGKIVNEQFFYSM from the coding sequence ATGAATACAAATGAAGTTGCACAAAAATGGAAACAAATGTGCGAGCAAGGTAAAAACTTAGAATGCATAACAGAATTATATGCAGATAATGTTGTTAGTAAAGAAATGCCAGGTGTGCCACACGGAGAAATCGTTTCTGGAAAACAAAATGTAATGGAAAAAAGTAAACAATGGTTAGAAGACGTAATAGAATTTCATTCTAATGAAATCTCTGAACCTGTAGTTGCTGACAAGCATTTTACAAGCAAAATGAACTTTGATGTAACATTTAAAAGCAGAGGAAGACAACAAATGGAAGAAGTTTGCGTTTTTGAAGTACAGGAGGGAAAAATTGTAAACGAACAATTTTTTTACTCTATGTAA
- the udk gene encoding uridine kinase, which produces MLIIGIAGGTGSGKTTVVNQIIKQLPTDEVCVISQDSYYNATDNLPYEERTKINFDHPRAIDFELIKKHLKALKSGKTINQPVYSFVTHNRTKDTIKTHPRKVVIVEGILIFNNKELRDLFDIKIFVHAETDERLIRRLKRDITERGRDMDEVLTRYQTTLKPMHQQFIEPTKNFADLIIPNDRFNNVAIDIVRTVINERL; this is translated from the coding sequence ATGCTAATTATAGGAATTGCAGGTGGAACTGGAAGTGGAAAAACTACAGTTGTAAATCAAATTATAAAACAATTACCAACAGATGAAGTTTGTGTAATCTCTCAAGATTCATATTACAATGCAACAGACAATTTACCTTACGAAGAAAGAACTAAGATAAATTTCGATCACCCAAGAGCTATCGATTTTGAATTGATAAAAAAACATTTAAAAGCTTTAAAATCTGGTAAAACAATTAACCAGCCAGTTTACTCTTTTGTTACGCATAATAGAACTAAAGACACAATTAAAACACACCCAAGAAAAGTAGTTATTGTAGAAGGAATTCTAATTTTTAATAACAAAGAATTAAGAGATTTATTTGATATTAAAATTTTTGTGCATGCAGAAACAGATGAACGCCTAATTAGACGTTTAAAAAGAGATATTACAGAAAGAGGAAGAGATATGGATGAAGTGTTAACCAGATATCAAACAACACTTAAGCCAATGCATCAACAATTTATAGAACCTACAAAAAACTTTGCAGATTTAATTATACCTAATGATAGGTTTAATAATGTAGCTATCGATATTGTTAGAACCGTAATAAACGAACGTTTGTAA
- a CDS encoding FtsB family cell division protein — translation MSLKKIKENKAFKFLTNSFVLIFIPFLIWMLFFDENSYLVHRKFNQEIKDLESTISFYKIKIAEDKATIKKLGDSLQLERFAREKYLMKKENEDIYIIEFDTIK, via the coding sequence ATGTCTCTAAAAAAGATTAAAGAAAATAAAGCTTTTAAATTTTTGACAAATAGTTTTGTCTTAATTTTTATTCCGTTTTTAATATGGATGTTATTTTTTGATGAAAACTCGTATTTGGTTCACAGAAAATTTAATCAAGAAATTAAAGATTTAGAAAGCACTATCTCTTTTTACAAAATAAAAATTGCTGAAGACAAAGCGACCATTAAAAAACTCGGAGATTCGTTACAATTAGAACGTTTTGCAAGAGAAAAATATCTTATGAAAAAAGAAAATGAAGATATTTATATAATTGAATTTGATACCATAAAATAG